In a genomic window of Choristoneura fumiferana chromosome 19, NRCan_CFum_1, whole genome shotgun sequence:
- the LOC141438726 gene encoding uncharacterized protein, which yields MEQHIVVKTEMQPNEEILLFYVDEDAGNDHGVGTTIENMEQTHEAQLQDDGSYLIEQPGTELEEDDVMEEEYAWSRDKWTDEETKRLLVFYVDNKAAFQAGSTRKKHLWTVACKTMLSSKQHNSCEMKLRNLKRKYLQLRVEQEKGFNVIWPYYQLCHQAFHDDKFVNDAVECSRRNSQTKAISIPTIKPNDDKGIVIVKKVNKNTGDSNVEAMLTLYLKNKGLNYKSKQKALWQSIAMQLGVEDGDYWHKRFLNFKNNYIRLLEKRNSEGPESISWPYMHLFDQIYEGDEDFQKRHGPQQAQVAQPVTRVYQPIQQVKPETFDHIWNATELLVLVKYYFDCYQEFHDKTIPNSFLWNEVGRLIDKSPDSCKAKFEELRKEHLKKYLEGGYELRTRAPLAILFDNIISKDVQHEILTKTVKSVEMWKTEELDEVVQFCYENAEVFKDPICYFVCWAALSLKLSRGVVAIRRQWTELTELYKSILEDKKDNPDMQIDWRYIELFDCIFVYGMDTNLLEGYEKLQEEDKGKKDDPRSDEDNEFDDNISEDDESYDERGFMKRSKRRTGDSKSFKILEFYQKNKEKFASPNRKKLALWEILARDIGMSAAQCAHRFRNLKQVYTKYVQREINKPEKPILWPYYAHCKKVFGYRAIKSKLRNGKRDTDDEEEWSAKEIKQLINYFAQNFDDINSNVEDKNKWSALAAEIGKVEDACCEKLLELRKSYRKLKTMKTRNADVKISWKYFNLFDEIYTSKEDVETVQEIEMNGDAYEELDLANVKMEAQDDDFQCIIVIPEGQEIGDMSNAQIIMTENGEMQPYLQVQTEKPVNKWTKKTKKTLLIHYINYLRINRGKEINAATMWKEISAKLGDKTPLSCRKMFAKLKNNHVQLSNEEDPNKKKTPYYTLVEKIMAMKPKFAKTGQKKTLKEDKVYKDVQIPDEKVQQALQYYLDHIEEFVSPKFEKKYLWTELANYISEPLTKIFNKISFLKQSFDIETGKLAGEDTVFTDILKEITSKESTLKNDIQNEPKPVIVEPNQDQEDCWTDAETEQLLSWYLANLEKFKNPKFVRTYLWMEASDILKKSALNCSKKMTEIRTQYKKLIKESPEELNGWIFYDLCQKIYGTGKRNNPESIVMLETNQNV from the exons ATGGAGCAGCACATTGTGGTTAAGACTGAGATGCAGCCAAATGAAGAGATTCTCCTTTTTTATGTAGATg AAGATGCAGGCAACGATCATGGAGTGGGGACAACAATTGAAAATATGGAGCAGACACATGAAGCTCAACTGCAAGATGATGGTTCGTACCTGATAGAACAACCTGGTACCGAACTTGAAGAAGATGATGTGATGGAGGAGGAATATGCTTGGTCCAGAGACAAATGGACAGACGAAGAAACCAAGAGGCTCCTAGTATTCTATGTTGATAACAAAGCAGCTTTTCAGGCTGGATCAACTAGAAAAAAACACTTGTGGACTGTAGCTTGTAAAACTATGCTATCTTCGAAGCAACACAACTCATGCGAAATGAAACTTCGCAATTTGAAAAGGAAGTACCTTCAACTACGGGTAGAGCAAGAGAAAGGGTTTAATGTAATTTGGCCATATTACCAACTTTGTCATCAGGCGTTTCATGATGATAAATTTGTCAATGATGCCGTAGAATGTTCTAGACGAAATTCACAGACAAAAGCTATATCTATACCCACTATTAAACCCAATGATGACAAGGGCATTGTCATTGTCaagaaagttaataaaaatacaggtgACAGTAATGTAGAAGCCATGCTAACTTTATACCTCAAAAACAAAGGTTTAAATTACAAATCTAAGCAGAAAGCCTTGTGGCAAAGCATAGCTATGCAACTAGGAGTAGAAGACGGCGATTATTGGCACAAACGTTTTCTGAATTTCAAGAATAATTACATTAGATTGTTAGAGAAGAGGAACTCAGAAGGTCCGGAGAGTATTAGCTGGCCATATATGCATCTGTTCGACCAAATATATGAGGGTGATGAAGACTTTCAAAAGAGACATGGACCACAGCAAGCACAAGTCGCCCAACCAGTCACCCGTGTGTACCAACCGATTCAGCAAGTAAAACCAGAAACATTCGATCATATATGGAACGCAACAGAACTGCTTGTACTGGTCAAATACTATTTTGACTGCTACCAGGAATTTCATGATAAAACTATACCTAACAGCTTTCTGTGGAACGAGGTCGGCCGTTTGATAGACAAGAGTCCGGATTCCTGCAAAGCGAAATTCGAAGAGTTACGTAaagaacatttaaaaaaatatttagaaggCGGATACGAATTACGTACGCGCGCCCCGCTAGCAATTTTATTCGacaatattatttcaaaagacGTTCAGCATGAAATATTAACTAAAACTGTTAAATCCGTTGAAATGTGGAAAACAGAGGAGTTGGATGAGGTAGTAcagttttgctatgagaatgctGAGGTTTTTAAGGATcctatttgttattttgtatgctgggCGGCTCTTTCGCTGAAGCTGAGTAGGGGTGTAGTTGCAATCAGGAGGCAATGGACCGAGCTGACGGAACTTTATAAGTCTATACTGGAAGATAAAAAGGATAATCCAGATATGCAGATAGACTGGCGGTATATAGAACTTTTTGACTGCATTTTCGTGTATGGGATGGATACGAATCTCCTAGAAGGCTACGAAAAGTTGCAAGAGGAGGATAAAG gcAAAAAAGACGACCCGCGGTCAGACGAAGACAATGAATTTGATGATAATATCTCTGAGGATGATGAATCGTACGACGAAAGAGGTTTTATGAAACGCTCCAAACGCCGAACTGGTGATTCCAAATCCTTCAAAATATTAGAATTCTACCAGAAAAACAAGGAGAAATTCGCATCCCCTAACCGCAAGAAACTAGCCCTCTGGGAGATATTAGCTAGAGACATAGGCATGTCAGCTGCCCAATGCGCCCACAGATTCAGAAACCTGAAACAAGTCTACACAAAATACGTGCAAAGAGAAATTAACAAGCCAGAAAAACCAATTCTGTGGCCTTATTACGCGCATTGCAAGAAAGTTTTTGGTTATAGAGCTATTAAATCAAAATTGCGTAACGGCAAGAGAGACACAGATGATGAAGAAGAATGGTCAGCTAAAGAGATAAAACAGTTAATAAACTATTTCGCTCAAAATTTCGATgatataaattcaaatgtagAAGACAAAAATAAGTGGTCGGCTCTGGCTGCAGAGATAGGTAAAGTAGAAGATGCTTGCTGTGAAAAACTACTGGAACTGCGTaaatcctatagaaaactaaaGACTATGAAAACCAGGAATGCTGATGTGAAGATCAGCTGgaagtattttaatttgtttgatgAGATTTACACTTCTAAAGAAGATGTTGAAACTGTTCAAGAGATCGAGATGAATGGTGATGCTTATGAAGAATTGGATCTCGCCAATGTCAAAATGGAGGCTCaag atgatGACTTCCAATGTATAATTGTAATACCAGAGGGGCAAGAAATAGGTGACATGAGCAACGCGCAAATAATTATGACTGAAAACGGAGAAATGCAGCCATATTTACAGGTTCAAACTGAAAAACCAGTCAATAAATGGACCAAAAAGACTAAGAAAACCCTATTGATACATTATATTAACTATTTGAGAATTAACAGAGGCAAGGAAATAAACGCAGCTACAATGTGGAAAGAGATATCTGCAAAATTAGGCGATAAGACGCCTCTGTCATGTAGAAAGATGTTCGCAAAATTGAAGAATAATCATGTACAATTATCAAACGAAGAAGATCCTAATAAAAAGAAGACCCCATATTATACACTGGTTGAGAAAATAATGGCAATGAAACCTAAGTTTGCTAAAACGGGACAAAAGAAAACATTGAAAGAAGATAAAGTGTACAAAGATGTACAGATACCTGATGAAAAAGTTCAACAAGCTTTACAGTACTATTTGGATCATATCGAAGAGTTTGTTAGCCCTAAATTTGAGAAGAAATATTTATGGACTGAGCTTGCTAATTACATATCCGAGCCATTGACCAAgatattcaataaaataagttttctaAAGCAAAGTTTTGATATAGAGACCGGAAAACTGGCCGGCGAAGACACTGTTTTTACAGatatattaaaagaaataacaTCTAAGGAGTCAACGCTGAAAAATGATATTCAAAATGAGCCGAAACCAGTTATTGTTGAACCAAATCAAGACCAGGAAGATTGTTGGACAGACGCAGAAACTGAACAGCTCCTGAGTTGGTACTTGGCGAATCTGGAGAAATTCAAGAATCCTAAATTCGTACGAACCTATCTTTGGATGGAAGCGTCAGACATTCTGAAGAAGAGTGCGTTGAATTGTTCAAAGAAGATGACAGAAATACGGACCCAGTACAAGAAGTTGATAAAAGAGAGCCCAGAAGAATTGAATGGTTGGATATTTTATGACTTGTGCCAGAAGATTTATGGTACGGGGAAGAGGAATAACCCTGAAAGTATTGTGATGTTGGAGACTAATCAGAATGTTTAG
- the Nep3 gene encoding M13 family metallopeptidase neprilysin 3 isoform X1, giving the protein MASVQEMSSDATDSTDSPSPSPTNHKFDWIKQARGRSNPFVKPRPSLTRESSTSELFSRQNSSADFFQSSRLNLFDTAPKPEGNEGFGKGVSFIGWHQRSRLERVLLVLTAVLALAVLLTVPLLLAMRGPTYLPVPPCYQPEPKESSVCLSSSCIYTASEVIRALDETQNPCEDFYEFACGGWLRNNPIPEGKASWGIFSKIELQNQLIIRSALEKVNVSDKNGAEFKARVYYDACIDTNETIEKLAEKPLVAVISKLGGWHLLNSTLNDTKEFDLQVMLQDIQNKYNLGGLFNWAVTEDDRNSSEHVIVLDQGGLNLPTRDYYLNKTGHKKVLDAYLNYMTRVCVLLGANETVAKEQMSKVIQFETDLAGITTPSEDRRDEEGLYNPYKIKQWQKEANFLNWTVFFNDAFSLVGRKITEEDRIVVYAPEYFRNLTKVVRKYTKNDENKKILKNYLIWQVSRSLSTYLSKAFRDATKILRKALYGSEGTEESWRYCVTDTNNAIGFAVGAMFVREVFHGEAKTQGEFMIDNIRNAFKNNLKNLDWMDSETMMAAEVKADAITDMIGFPDYILQKDELDKQYQELIVKPNKYFENNINFNLFSLKNDLKKLDQPVNKTKWGMTPSTVNAYYTPTKNQIVFPAGMLQLPFYDGDNPKSVNYGAMGVVMGHELTHAFDDQGREYDRFGNLNQWWNNATISRFKKRAECIQKQYSDYTMEGQHLNGKQTLGENIADNGGLKASFHAYVDYSRTEAKENVTLPGLKYNHRQLFFISFAQVWCSAMTKEATKMQIEKDDHTVAKYRVIGPISNLKEFSEEFHCPVGSKMNPKHKCEVW; this is encoded by the exons ATGGCATCGGTCCAAGAGATGTCTTCCGACGCGACGGACTCCACTGATTCCCCTTCTCCGAGTCCAACGAACCATAAGTTCGACTGGATCAAGCAAGCCAGGGGTCGCAGCAACCCCTTCGTGAAACCCCGGCCGTCTTTGACCAGGGAAAGCTCGACGTCCGAGCTGTTTTCGAGACAGAACTCGAGTGCAGACTTCTTCCAAAGTTCGAGGCTCAACCTGTTTGATACCGCGCCGAAGCCTGAAGGGAACGAGGGATTTGGAAAG GGTGTGTCCTTCATAGGATGGCATCAGCGGTCGCGGCTGGAGCGAGTGCTGCTGGTGCTGACCGCTGTGCTGGCATTGGCTGTGCTGTTGACCGTACCTCTGCTGCTGGCCATGCGGGGTCCGACCTACTTGCCTGTACCACCGTGCTACCAGCCCGAGCCTAAAG AGTCCAGCGTCTGCCTCTCTAGTTCCTGTATTTACACTGCCAGCGAAGTCATCAGGGCTTTAGACGAGACCCAGAACCCCTGCGAGGACTTCTACGAGTTCGCCTGCGGGGGTTGGCTTCGGAACAACCCCATCCCCGAGGGGAAAGCCTCGTGGGGCATCTTCAGTAAGATCGAGCTGCAAAATCAGCTGATCATACGGTCGGCTCTCG aaaaagtcAACGTCTCTGACAAAAACGGAGCTGAATTCAAAGCGAGAGTGTACTACGATGCTTGCATAGACACTAACGAGACCATAGAGAAGTTAGCTGAGAAGCCACTGGTGGCAGTCATCAGCAAGCTTGGAGGGTGGCACCTGCTGAACAGCACGCTGAATGATACTAAGGAATTCGACCTGCAGGTTATGCTGCAGGACATACAGAATAA GTACAATTTAGGCGGACTTTTTAATTGGGCGGTTACGGAAGACGATAGGAATTCTTCTGAACATGTTATAGTT ttAGACCAAGGCGGCTTGAATCTTCCAACCCGGGACTATTACCTCAATAAAACAGGCCACAAAAAGGTTCTGGACGCATACCTGAACTATATGACTAGAGTCTGTGTACTCCTAGGAGCCAACGAAACGGTGGCGAAAGAACAAATGAGCAAAGTCATACAATTCGAGACTGATTTGGCGGGAATAACCACCCCTTCTGAAGACAGGAGGGATGAAGAGGGGTTGTATAATCCCTATAAAATAAAGCAGTGGCAAAAGGAAGCCAATTTCCTGAATTGGACGGTGTTCTTCAACGATGCTTTTAGTTTAGTTGGGAGGAAA atcacAGAAGAAGATAGGATAGTGGTTTATGCGCCTGAATACTTCAGAAACTTGACCAAAGTTGTTAGAAAATACACtaaaaatgatgaaaataaaaa GATCCTAAAGAACTACCTGATCTGGCAAGTCTCCCGGTCTCTATCGACCTACCTGTCCAAGGCATTCCGGGACGCCACCAAAATTCTCCGCAAGGCGCTTTACGGTTCGGAAGGCACCGAGGAATCCTGGCGATACTGTGTTACTGACACCAATAATGCAATTg GTTTCGCTGTAGGCGCCATGTTTGTTCGTGAAGTATTCCATGGAGAAGCGAAGACCCAAGGAGAGTTCATGATAGATAATATAAGGAACGCGTTCAAGAATAACCTGAAGAACCTGGACTGGATGGATTCGGAGACGATGATGGCAGCAGAGGTGAAAGCTGATGCGATCACTGATATGATTG GTTTCCCGGACTACATTCTTCAGAAGGACGAACTGGACAAACAGTATCAGGAGCTGATAGTCAAacccaataaatattttgagaaCAACATCAATTTTAACTTGTTCAGTTTGAAGAACGACTTGAAAAAACTGGACCAGCCTGTCAATAAGACTAAATGGG GTATGACACCGTCAACTGTGAACGCATATTACACCCCAACGAAGAACCAGATAGTGTTCCCTGCGGGAATGTTGCAGCTGCCTTTCTATGATGGAGACAATCCAAAGAGCGTGAACTATGGAGCCATGGGCGTGGTAATGGGACACGAGCTCACTCATGCTTTTGATGACCAGGGGAGGGAGTATGACAG GTTCGGAAATCTCAACCAATGGTGGAACAACGCTACCATAAGCCGTTTCAAGAAGCGCGCAGAGTGCATACAGAAGCAGTATTCGGATTACACCATGGAGGGGCAGCATTTGAATGGGAAACAGACGTTGG GTGAAAATATAGCAGACAATGGTGGTTTAAAGGCATCGTTCCATGCTTATGTGGACTATAGCCGGACGGAGGCCAAAGAGAATGTCACTCTACCGGGCTTGAAGTACAATCATCGGCAACTTTTCTTTATATCTTTTGCACAA GTATGGTGTTCTGCAATGACTAAAGAGGCAACTAAAATGCAAATAGAAAAGGATGATCACACCGTAGCAAAGTACAGAGTTATTGGCCCCATCTCCAACCTGAAAGAATTTTCTGAAGAATTCCATTGTCCCGTTGGCTCGAAAATGAACCCCAAACACAAATGTGAAGTATGGTAA
- the Nep3 gene encoding M13 family metallopeptidase neprilysin 3 isoform X2 — translation MPSLHLKPGITMARYKKTGFMDDDAGSVSSIQLNEGVRSGGTHIRYHMGVSFIGWHQRSRLERVLLVLTAVLALAVLLTVPLLLAMRGPTYLPVPPCYQPEPKESSVCLSSSCIYTASEVIRALDETQNPCEDFYEFACGGWLRNNPIPEGKASWGIFSKIELQNQLIIRSALEKVNVSDKNGAEFKARVYYDACIDTNETIEKLAEKPLVAVISKLGGWHLLNSTLNDTKEFDLQVMLQDIQNKYNLGGLFNWAVTEDDRNSSEHVIVLDQGGLNLPTRDYYLNKTGHKKVLDAYLNYMTRVCVLLGANETVAKEQMSKVIQFETDLAGITTPSEDRRDEEGLYNPYKIKQWQKEANFLNWTVFFNDAFSLVGRKITEEDRIVVYAPEYFRNLTKVVRKYTKNDENKKILKNYLIWQVSRSLSTYLSKAFRDATKILRKALYGSEGTEESWRYCVTDTNNAIGFAVGAMFVREVFHGEAKTQGEFMIDNIRNAFKNNLKNLDWMDSETMMAAEVKADAITDMIGFPDYILQKDELDKQYQELIVKPNKYFENNINFNLFSLKNDLKKLDQPVNKTKWGMTPSTVNAYYTPTKNQIVFPAGMLQLPFYDGDNPKSVNYGAMGVVMGHELTHAFDDQGREYDRFGNLNQWWNNATISRFKKRAECIQKQYSDYTMEGQHLNGKQTLGENIADNGGLKASFHAYVDYSRTEAKENVTLPGLKYNHRQLFFISFAQVWCSAMTKEATKMQIEKDDHTVAKYRVIGPISNLKEFSEEFHCPVGSKMNPKHKCEVW, via the exons GGTGTGTCCTTCATAGGATGGCATCAGCGGTCGCGGCTGGAGCGAGTGCTGCTGGTGCTGACCGCTGTGCTGGCATTGGCTGTGCTGTTGACCGTACCTCTGCTGCTGGCCATGCGGGGTCCGACCTACTTGCCTGTACCACCGTGCTACCAGCCCGAGCCTAAAG AGTCCAGCGTCTGCCTCTCTAGTTCCTGTATTTACACTGCCAGCGAAGTCATCAGGGCTTTAGACGAGACCCAGAACCCCTGCGAGGACTTCTACGAGTTCGCCTGCGGGGGTTGGCTTCGGAACAACCCCATCCCCGAGGGGAAAGCCTCGTGGGGCATCTTCAGTAAGATCGAGCTGCAAAATCAGCTGATCATACGGTCGGCTCTCG aaaaagtcAACGTCTCTGACAAAAACGGAGCTGAATTCAAAGCGAGAGTGTACTACGATGCTTGCATAGACACTAACGAGACCATAGAGAAGTTAGCTGAGAAGCCACTGGTGGCAGTCATCAGCAAGCTTGGAGGGTGGCACCTGCTGAACAGCACGCTGAATGATACTAAGGAATTCGACCTGCAGGTTATGCTGCAGGACATACAGAATAA GTACAATTTAGGCGGACTTTTTAATTGGGCGGTTACGGAAGACGATAGGAATTCTTCTGAACATGTTATAGTT ttAGACCAAGGCGGCTTGAATCTTCCAACCCGGGACTATTACCTCAATAAAACAGGCCACAAAAAGGTTCTGGACGCATACCTGAACTATATGACTAGAGTCTGTGTACTCCTAGGAGCCAACGAAACGGTGGCGAAAGAACAAATGAGCAAAGTCATACAATTCGAGACTGATTTGGCGGGAATAACCACCCCTTCTGAAGACAGGAGGGATGAAGAGGGGTTGTATAATCCCTATAAAATAAAGCAGTGGCAAAAGGAAGCCAATTTCCTGAATTGGACGGTGTTCTTCAACGATGCTTTTAGTTTAGTTGGGAGGAAA atcacAGAAGAAGATAGGATAGTGGTTTATGCGCCTGAATACTTCAGAAACTTGACCAAAGTTGTTAGAAAATACACtaaaaatgatgaaaataaaaa GATCCTAAAGAACTACCTGATCTGGCAAGTCTCCCGGTCTCTATCGACCTACCTGTCCAAGGCATTCCGGGACGCCACCAAAATTCTCCGCAAGGCGCTTTACGGTTCGGAAGGCACCGAGGAATCCTGGCGATACTGTGTTACTGACACCAATAATGCAATTg GTTTCGCTGTAGGCGCCATGTTTGTTCGTGAAGTATTCCATGGAGAAGCGAAGACCCAAGGAGAGTTCATGATAGATAATATAAGGAACGCGTTCAAGAATAACCTGAAGAACCTGGACTGGATGGATTCGGAGACGATGATGGCAGCAGAGGTGAAAGCTGATGCGATCACTGATATGATTG GTTTCCCGGACTACATTCTTCAGAAGGACGAACTGGACAAACAGTATCAGGAGCTGATAGTCAAacccaataaatattttgagaaCAACATCAATTTTAACTTGTTCAGTTTGAAGAACGACTTGAAAAAACTGGACCAGCCTGTCAATAAGACTAAATGGG GTATGACACCGTCAACTGTGAACGCATATTACACCCCAACGAAGAACCAGATAGTGTTCCCTGCGGGAATGTTGCAGCTGCCTTTCTATGATGGAGACAATCCAAAGAGCGTGAACTATGGAGCCATGGGCGTGGTAATGGGACACGAGCTCACTCATGCTTTTGATGACCAGGGGAGGGAGTATGACAG GTTCGGAAATCTCAACCAATGGTGGAACAACGCTACCATAAGCCGTTTCAAGAAGCGCGCAGAGTGCATACAGAAGCAGTATTCGGATTACACCATGGAGGGGCAGCATTTGAATGGGAAACAGACGTTGG GTGAAAATATAGCAGACAATGGTGGTTTAAAGGCATCGTTCCATGCTTATGTGGACTATAGCCGGACGGAGGCCAAAGAGAATGTCACTCTACCGGGCTTGAAGTACAATCATCGGCAACTTTTCTTTATATCTTTTGCACAA GTATGGTGTTCTGCAATGACTAAAGAGGCAACTAAAATGCAAATAGAAAAGGATGATCACACCGTAGCAAAGTACAGAGTTATTGGCCCCATCTCCAACCTGAAAGAATTTTCTGAAGAATTCCATTGTCCCGTTGGCTCGAAAATGAACCCCAAACACAAATGTGAAGTATGGTAA
- the Nep3 gene encoding M13 family metallopeptidase neprilysin 3 isoform X3 has product MKIGVSFIGWHQRSRLERVLLVLTAVLALAVLLTVPLLLAMRGPTYLPVPPCYQPEPKESSVCLSSSCIYTASEVIRALDETQNPCEDFYEFACGGWLRNNPIPEGKASWGIFSKIELQNQLIIRSALEKVNVSDKNGAEFKARVYYDACIDTNETIEKLAEKPLVAVISKLGGWHLLNSTLNDTKEFDLQVMLQDIQNKYNLGGLFNWAVTEDDRNSSEHVIVLDQGGLNLPTRDYYLNKTGHKKVLDAYLNYMTRVCVLLGANETVAKEQMSKVIQFETDLAGITTPSEDRRDEEGLYNPYKIKQWQKEANFLNWTVFFNDAFSLVGRKITEEDRIVVYAPEYFRNLTKVVRKYTKNDENKKILKNYLIWQVSRSLSTYLSKAFRDATKILRKALYGSEGTEESWRYCVTDTNNAIGFAVGAMFVREVFHGEAKTQGEFMIDNIRNAFKNNLKNLDWMDSETMMAAEVKADAITDMIGFPDYILQKDELDKQYQELIVKPNKYFENNINFNLFSLKNDLKKLDQPVNKTKWGMTPSTVNAYYTPTKNQIVFPAGMLQLPFYDGDNPKSVNYGAMGVVMGHELTHAFDDQGREYDRFGNLNQWWNNATISRFKKRAECIQKQYSDYTMEGQHLNGKQTLGENIADNGGLKASFHAYVDYSRTEAKENVTLPGLKYNHRQLFFISFAQVWCSAMTKEATKMQIEKDDHTVAKYRVIGPISNLKEFSEEFHCPVGSKMNPKHKCEVW; this is encoded by the exons ATGAAAATT GGTGTGTCCTTCATAGGATGGCATCAGCGGTCGCGGCTGGAGCGAGTGCTGCTGGTGCTGACCGCTGTGCTGGCATTGGCTGTGCTGTTGACCGTACCTCTGCTGCTGGCCATGCGGGGTCCGACCTACTTGCCTGTACCACCGTGCTACCAGCCCGAGCCTAAAG AGTCCAGCGTCTGCCTCTCTAGTTCCTGTATTTACACTGCCAGCGAAGTCATCAGGGCTTTAGACGAGACCCAGAACCCCTGCGAGGACTTCTACGAGTTCGCCTGCGGGGGTTGGCTTCGGAACAACCCCATCCCCGAGGGGAAAGCCTCGTGGGGCATCTTCAGTAAGATCGAGCTGCAAAATCAGCTGATCATACGGTCGGCTCTCG aaaaagtcAACGTCTCTGACAAAAACGGAGCTGAATTCAAAGCGAGAGTGTACTACGATGCTTGCATAGACACTAACGAGACCATAGAGAAGTTAGCTGAGAAGCCACTGGTGGCAGTCATCAGCAAGCTTGGAGGGTGGCACCTGCTGAACAGCACGCTGAATGATACTAAGGAATTCGACCTGCAGGTTATGCTGCAGGACATACAGAATAA GTACAATTTAGGCGGACTTTTTAATTGGGCGGTTACGGAAGACGATAGGAATTCTTCTGAACATGTTATAGTT ttAGACCAAGGCGGCTTGAATCTTCCAACCCGGGACTATTACCTCAATAAAACAGGCCACAAAAAGGTTCTGGACGCATACCTGAACTATATGACTAGAGTCTGTGTACTCCTAGGAGCCAACGAAACGGTGGCGAAAGAACAAATGAGCAAAGTCATACAATTCGAGACTGATTTGGCGGGAATAACCACCCCTTCTGAAGACAGGAGGGATGAAGAGGGGTTGTATAATCCCTATAAAATAAAGCAGTGGCAAAAGGAAGCCAATTTCCTGAATTGGACGGTGTTCTTCAACGATGCTTTTAGTTTAGTTGGGAGGAAA atcacAGAAGAAGATAGGATAGTGGTTTATGCGCCTGAATACTTCAGAAACTTGACCAAAGTTGTTAGAAAATACACtaaaaatgatgaaaataaaaa GATCCTAAAGAACTACCTGATCTGGCAAGTCTCCCGGTCTCTATCGACCTACCTGTCCAAGGCATTCCGGGACGCCACCAAAATTCTCCGCAAGGCGCTTTACGGTTCGGAAGGCACCGAGGAATCCTGGCGATACTGTGTTACTGACACCAATAATGCAATTg GTTTCGCTGTAGGCGCCATGTTTGTTCGTGAAGTATTCCATGGAGAAGCGAAGACCCAAGGAGAGTTCATGATAGATAATATAAGGAACGCGTTCAAGAATAACCTGAAGAACCTGGACTGGATGGATTCGGAGACGATGATGGCAGCAGAGGTGAAAGCTGATGCGATCACTGATATGATTG GTTTCCCGGACTACATTCTTCAGAAGGACGAACTGGACAAACAGTATCAGGAGCTGATAGTCAAacccaataaatattttgagaaCAACATCAATTTTAACTTGTTCAGTTTGAAGAACGACTTGAAAAAACTGGACCAGCCTGTCAATAAGACTAAATGGG GTATGACACCGTCAACTGTGAACGCATATTACACCCCAACGAAGAACCAGATAGTGTTCCCTGCGGGAATGTTGCAGCTGCCTTTCTATGATGGAGACAATCCAAAGAGCGTGAACTATGGAGCCATGGGCGTGGTAATGGGACACGAGCTCACTCATGCTTTTGATGACCAGGGGAGGGAGTATGACAG GTTCGGAAATCTCAACCAATGGTGGAACAACGCTACCATAAGCCGTTTCAAGAAGCGCGCAGAGTGCATACAGAAGCAGTATTCGGATTACACCATGGAGGGGCAGCATTTGAATGGGAAACAGACGTTGG GTGAAAATATAGCAGACAATGGTGGTTTAAAGGCATCGTTCCATGCTTATGTGGACTATAGCCGGACGGAGGCCAAAGAGAATGTCACTCTACCGGGCTTGAAGTACAATCATCGGCAACTTTTCTTTATATCTTTTGCACAA GTATGGTGTTCTGCAATGACTAAAGAGGCAACTAAAATGCAAATAGAAAAGGATGATCACACCGTAGCAAAGTACAGAGTTATTGGCCCCATCTCCAACCTGAAAGAATTTTCTGAAGAATTCCATTGTCCCGTTGGCTCGAAAATGAACCCCAAACACAAATGTGAAGTATGGTAA